In Castor canadensis chromosome 11, mCasCan1.hap1v2, whole genome shotgun sequence, a single genomic region encodes these proteins:
- the Plekhh3 gene encoding pleckstrin homology domain-containing family H member 3 isoform X5, giving the protein MRELPPQEPGRGGKGILRLGSAARTPRSGSRGLWHFENLSFLSCRSRQNSSPFLVRLLGNPEGMSPLDVTLTQPVRSGPVPESLEDGCSAWKEAPLAVRGAPMEKPPGGGVEAQQPRPTLFLWPRLPSWEETWSLIPEKGLPEDDPDVVVKGWLYREPRGVGARPWLPPRRAWFVLTRDSLDQFSSSGKGARRLGSLVLTSLCSVTGPERRPKETGLWSVTVSGRKHSVRLCSPRQAEAERWGGALREVIASKAPLETPTQLLLRDIQESCGDPEAVALIYRRNPILRHTSGALYAPLLPLPYEVSAPGPGYAPLREEAVRLFLALQELEGARRPGPLMQGVLQTCRDLPALQDELFLQLAKQTSGPAGPPGLPATQDPATLRYWQLLTCMSCTFRPGRAVRGHLLGHLERTEQALPNSELAEYARFIRKALCRTRGRELVPSLAEISALSRRQELLCTVHCPGAGACPVAIDSHTTAGEVARELVGRLGLTRSRNAFALYEQRGAQERALAGGTLVADVLTRFENLASEEAGQEDSPDSGWRLCLRLHGPLHPEGLSPDGHELPFLFEQAHALLLRGRPPPPDDTLRALAALRLQSLHRDFSPRVPLRCLDRLLPPPTLPREDPPRPAPRPPPSAALLAGALWSPGLTKRRAERARRGRTGHTPGSAVREGGGMAAAVLGGWKRLRGMGRAEAMAAYLALAAQCPGFGAARYDVLELSTEPGGGAPQKLCLGLGAKTMSLSRPGGRDHAAGECLLGQPLPGEALQQLCSSMPRPARHLPSQPAPKPGRDPGTVWLFGAAAGLSLPRGHDFSSAFSLGQDCSEI; this is encoded by the exons ATGCGGGAGCTGCCACCGCAGGAGCCTGGGCGAGGGGGGAAAGGCATCCTAAGACTGGGGTCCGCGGCGAGGACTCCACGGAGTGGGAGCCGGGGGCTCTGGCACTTTGAGAACCTCTCCTTCTTATCCTGCCGTTCAAGGCAGAACTCTTCGCCTTTCCTGGTGAGGCTCCTGGGAAATCCTGAGGGAATG AGTCCCCTGGACGTGACGCTGACCCAGCCGGTGAGGAGCGGGCCGGTCCCGGAGAG CCTGGAGGATGGGTGCTCAGCTTGGAAGGAGGCACCCCTTGCAGTCCGGGGAGCCCCTATGGAGAAGCCCCCTGGAGGCGGAGTGGAGGCCCAGCAGCCTCGCCCAACTCTCTTTCTCTGGCCCAGGCTGCCGAGCTGGGAAGAGACCTGGAGCCTCATCCCAGAAAAGGGGCTGCCGGAGGACGACCCAGACGTCGTTGTGAAAG gCTGGCTGTACCGGGAACCCCGGGGTGTAGGGGCGCGGCCATGGCTGCCCCCACGCCGAGCCTGGTTTGTGCTCACGCGAGACTCCCTGGACCAGTTCAGCAGCAGCGGGAAGGGGGCGAGGCGCCTCGGGAGCCTCGTGCTTACGAGCCTGTGCTCTGTGACTGGCCCGGAGCGAAGGCCTAAGGAGACCG GTCTGTGGTCAGTGACTGTGTCTGGACGGAAACACAGCGTTCGCCTCTGCTCCCCgcgccaggcagaggcagagcgCTGGGGGGGGGCCTTGCGTGAAGTGATTGCCTCAAAGGCTCCGCTAGAGACCCCCACCCAGCTACTCCTCAGGGACATACAG GAGAGTTGCGGGGACCCAGAGGCAGTGGCCCTAATCTACAGGCGGAACCCAATTCTGAGGCATACCAGTGGAGCCTTGTATGCCCCGCTCCTGCCCCTGCCCTATGAAGTCAGTGCCCCAG GTCCAGGCTATGCACCTTTGCGAGAGGAGGCAGTGCGGTTGTTCCTGGCACTGCAAGAGCTGGAGGGAGCAAGGCGCCCGGGGCCCCTGATGCAAGGTGTGCTCCAAACCTGCAGGGACCTGCCTGCACTCCAGGACGAACTCTTCCTGCAGCTGGCTAAGCAGACCTCAGGTCCCGCAGGTCCCCCTGGGCTCCCTGCTACTCAAGACCCTGCTACCCTGCGGTACTGGCAGCTCCTCACTTGCATGAGCTGCACCTTCCGACCTGGGAGAGCTGTACGGGGGCACCTCCTAGGACATTTGGAGAG GACCGAGCAGGCACTCCCAAACTCAGAACTAGCAGAATATGCACGCTTTATCCGGAAAGCGCTGTGTCGAACACGTGGCCGAGAACTAGTGCCATCGCTGGCCGAGATTTCCGCGCTAAGTAGACGGCAGGAGCTGTTATGTACGGTGCACTGTCCTGGGGCTGGCGCATGTCCTGTGGCCATCGATTCCCACACAACAGCCGGGGAG GTGGCTCGAGAACTGGTGGGGCGGCTGGGTTTGACCCGGAGCCGTAATGCATTTGCGTTGTACGAGCAGCGAGGGGCCCAAGAGCGAGCCCTAGCTGGGGGAACCCTCGTGGCCGACGTCCTCACCAGGTTTGAGAA TTTGGCCTCAGAGGAAGCCGGGCAGGAAGACTCGCCGGACTCCGGGTGGAGACTATGTCTGCGTCTTCACGGACCTCTACACCCTGAGGGGCTGTCCCCAGATGGTCACGAATTGCCTTTCCTCTTTGAGCAG GCTCATGCTCTGCTGCTGCGCGGCCGGCCACCTCCGCCCGACGACACGCTGCGCGCCCTGGCGGCGCTGCGCCTGCAGAGCCTGCACCGGGACTTCTCCCCGCGGGTGCCCTTGCGTTGTCTGGACCGCCTGCTGCCACCCCCCACCCTGCCGCGCGAAGACCCGCCTCGCCCAGCCCCCAGGCCGCCGCCCTCCGCCGCCCTGCTGGCCGGGGCACTCTGGAGCCCGGGCCTGACCAAGAGACGGGCCGAGCGGGCCCGGCGCGGCAGGACGGGCCACACGCCTGGAAGCGCGGTCCGCGAGGGAGGAGGCATGGCGGCTGCGGTGCTGGGCGGCTGGAAGCGGCTACGGGGCATGGGCCGAGCTGAGGCTATGGCTGCCTACCTGGCTCTGGCGGCGCAGTGTCCGGGGTTCGGCGCTGCTCGGTATGACGTTCTGGAGCTGAGCACg GAGCCTGGTGGAGGTGCTCCACAGAAGCTATGCCTGGGCCTGGGAGCCAAGACCATGTCCCTCTCCAGGCCTG GTGGAAGAGATCATGCAGCTGGTGAATGCCTACTTGGCCAACCCCTCCCCGGAGAGGCCCTGCAGCAGCTCTGTTCCTCCATGCCAAGACCTGCCAGACATCTCCCCTCCCAGCCAGCACCAAAGCCTGGACGAGACCCAGGGACAGTCTGGCTGTTTGGGGCAGCTGCAGGACTGAGCCTGCCAAGAGGTCACGACTTTTCTTCTGCCTTCAGCCTGGGCCAGGACTGCTCTGAGATTTGA
- the Plekhh3 gene encoding pleckstrin homology domain-containing family H member 3 isoform X8 yields the protein MPLPGGLWWLLCCRRGFTLLHRDYGDGELSGDGDEDEDEETFELRTPSPAGGGRSPLDVTLTQPVRSGPVPERLPSWEETWSLIPEKGLPEDDPDVVVKGWLYREPRGVGARPWLPPRRAWFVLTRDSLDQFSSSGKGARRLGSLVLTSLCSVTGPERRPKETGLWSVTVSGRKHSVRLCSPRQAEAERWGGALREVIASKAPLETPTQLLLRDIQESCGDPEAVALIYRRNPILRHTSGALYAPLLPLPYEVSAPGPGYAPLREEAVRLFLALQELEGARRPGPLMQGVLQTCRDLPALQDELFLQLAKQTSGPAGPPGLPATQDPATLRYWQLLTCMSCTFRPGRAVRGHLLGHLERTEQALPNSELAEYARFIRKALCRTRGRELVPSLAEISALSRRQELLCTVHCPGAGACPVAIDSHTTAGEVARELVGRLGLTRSRNAFALYEQRGAQERALAGGTLVADVLTRFENLASEEAGQEDSPDSGWRLCLRLHGPLHPEGLSPDGHELPFLFEQAHALLLRGRPPPPDDTLRALAALRLQSLHRDFSPRVPLRCLDRLLPPPTLPREDPPRPAPRPPPSAALLAGALWSPGLTKRRAERARRGRTGHTPGSAVREGGGMAAAVLGGWKRLRGMGRAEAMAAYLALAAQCPGFGAARYDVLELSTEPGGGAPQKLCLGLGAKTMSLSRPGETEPIHSVSYGHVAACQLIGPHTLALRVGESQLLLQSPQVEEIMQLVNAYLANPSPERPCSSSVPPCQDLPDISPPSQHQSLDETQGQSGCLGQLQD from the exons ATGCCTCTCCCCGGGGGATTGTGGTGGCTCCTCTGCTGCCGTCGAGGTTTCACTCTTCTGCACCGGGACTACGGGGACGGCGAGCTTAGCGGGGACGGGGACGAGGACGAGGACGAGGAGACCTTTGAGCTACGGACCCCAAGTCCAGCGGGCGGCGGGAGG AGTCCCCTGGACGTGACGCTGACCCAGCCGGTGAGGAGCGGGCCGGTCCCGGAGAG GCTGCCGAGCTGGGAAGAGACCTGGAGCCTCATCCCAGAAAAGGGGCTGCCGGAGGACGACCCAGACGTCGTTGTGAAAG gCTGGCTGTACCGGGAACCCCGGGGTGTAGGGGCGCGGCCATGGCTGCCCCCACGCCGAGCCTGGTTTGTGCTCACGCGAGACTCCCTGGACCAGTTCAGCAGCAGCGGGAAGGGGGCGAGGCGCCTCGGGAGCCTCGTGCTTACGAGCCTGTGCTCTGTGACTGGCCCGGAGCGAAGGCCTAAGGAGACCG GTCTGTGGTCAGTGACTGTGTCTGGACGGAAACACAGCGTTCGCCTCTGCTCCCCgcgccaggcagaggcagagcgCTGGGGGGGGGCCTTGCGTGAAGTGATTGCCTCAAAGGCTCCGCTAGAGACCCCCACCCAGCTACTCCTCAGGGACATACAG GAGAGTTGCGGGGACCCAGAGGCAGTGGCCCTAATCTACAGGCGGAACCCAATTCTGAGGCATACCAGTGGAGCCTTGTATGCCCCGCTCCTGCCCCTGCCCTATGAAGTCAGTGCCCCAG GTCCAGGCTATGCACCTTTGCGAGAGGAGGCAGTGCGGTTGTTCCTGGCACTGCAAGAGCTGGAGGGAGCAAGGCGCCCGGGGCCCCTGATGCAAGGTGTGCTCCAAACCTGCAGGGACCTGCCTGCACTCCAGGACGAACTCTTCCTGCAGCTGGCTAAGCAGACCTCAGGTCCCGCAGGTCCCCCTGGGCTCCCTGCTACTCAAGACCCTGCTACCCTGCGGTACTGGCAGCTCCTCACTTGCATGAGCTGCACCTTCCGACCTGGGAGAGCTGTACGGGGGCACCTCCTAGGACATTTGGAGAG GACCGAGCAGGCACTCCCAAACTCAGAACTAGCAGAATATGCACGCTTTATCCGGAAAGCGCTGTGTCGAACACGTGGCCGAGAACTAGTGCCATCGCTGGCCGAGATTTCCGCGCTAAGTAGACGGCAGGAGCTGTTATGTACGGTGCACTGTCCTGGGGCTGGCGCATGTCCTGTGGCCATCGATTCCCACACAACAGCCGGGGAG GTGGCTCGAGAACTGGTGGGGCGGCTGGGTTTGACCCGGAGCCGTAATGCATTTGCGTTGTACGAGCAGCGAGGGGCCCAAGAGCGAGCCCTAGCTGGGGGAACCCTCGTGGCCGACGTCCTCACCAGGTTTGAGAA TTTGGCCTCAGAGGAAGCCGGGCAGGAAGACTCGCCGGACTCCGGGTGGAGACTATGTCTGCGTCTTCACGGACCTCTACACCCTGAGGGGCTGTCCCCAGATGGTCACGAATTGCCTTTCCTCTTTGAGCAG GCTCATGCTCTGCTGCTGCGCGGCCGGCCACCTCCGCCCGACGACACGCTGCGCGCCCTGGCGGCGCTGCGCCTGCAGAGCCTGCACCGGGACTTCTCCCCGCGGGTGCCCTTGCGTTGTCTGGACCGCCTGCTGCCACCCCCCACCCTGCCGCGCGAAGACCCGCCTCGCCCAGCCCCCAGGCCGCCGCCCTCCGCCGCCCTGCTGGCCGGGGCACTCTGGAGCCCGGGCCTGACCAAGAGACGGGCCGAGCGGGCCCGGCGCGGCAGGACGGGCCACACGCCTGGAAGCGCGGTCCGCGAGGGAGGAGGCATGGCGGCTGCGGTGCTGGGCGGCTGGAAGCGGCTACGGGGCATGGGCCGAGCTGAGGCTATGGCTGCCTACCTGGCTCTGGCGGCGCAGTGTCCGGGGTTCGGCGCTGCTCGGTATGACGTTCTGGAGCTGAGCACg GAGCCTGGTGGAGGTGCTCCACAGAAGCTATGCCTGGGCCTGGGAGCCAAGACCATGTCCCTCTCCAGGCCTGGTGAGACAGAACCCATCCACAGTGTCAGCTATGGCCATGTGGCCGCCTGCCAGCTAATAGGCCCCCACACTTTAGCATTGAGGGTAGGCGAGAGCCAGCTCCTCCTTCAGAGTCCCCAG GTGGAAGAGATCATGCAGCTGGTGAATGCCTACTTGGCCAACCCCTCCCCGGAGAGGCCCTGCAGCAGCTCTGTTCCTCCATGCCAAGACCTGCCAGACATCTCCCCTCCCAGCCAGCACCAAAGCCTGGACGAGACCCAGGGACAGTCTGGCTGTTTGGGGCAGCTGCAGGACTGA
- the Plekhh3 gene encoding pleckstrin homology domain-containing family H member 3 isoform X9 → MRELPPQEPGRGGKGILRLGSAARTPRSGSRGLWHFENLSFLSCRSRQNSSPFLSPLDVTLTQPVRSGPVPERLPSWEETWSLIPEKGLPEDDPDVVVKGWLYREPRGVGARPWLPPRRAWFVLTRDSLDQFSSSGKGARRLGSLVLTSLCSVTGPERRPKETGLWSVTVSGRKHSVRLCSPRQAEAERWGGALREVIASKAPLETPTQLLLRDIQESCGDPEAVALIYRRNPILRHTSGALYAPLLPLPYEVSAPGPGYAPLREEAVRLFLALQELEGARRPGPLMQGVLQTCRDLPALQDELFLQLAKQTSGPAGPPGLPATQDPATLRYWQLLTCMSCTFRPGRAVRGHLLGHLERTEQALPNSELAEYARFIRKALCRTRGRELVPSLAEISALSRRQELLCTVHCPGAGACPVAIDSHTTAGEVARELVGRLGLTRSRNAFALYEQRGAQERALAGGTLVADVLTRFENLASEEAGQEDSPDSGWRLCLRLHGPLHPEGLSPDGHELPFLFEQAHALLLRGRPPPPDDTLRALAALRLQSLHRDFSPRVPLRCLDRLLPPPTLPREDPPRPAPRPPPSAALLAGALWSPGLTKRRAERARRGRTGHTPGSAVREGGGMAAAVLGGWKRLRGMGRAEAMAAYLALAAQCPGFGAARYDVLELSTEPGGGAPQKLCLGLGAKTMSLSRPGETEPIHSVSYGHVAACQLIGPHTLALRVGESQLLLQSPQVEEIMQLVNAYLANPSPERPCSSSVPPCQDLPDISPPSQHQSLDETQGQSGCLGQLQD, encoded by the exons ATGCGGGAGCTGCCACCGCAGGAGCCTGGGCGAGGGGGGAAAGGCATCCTAAGACTGGGGTCCGCGGCGAGGACTCCACGGAGTGGGAGCCGGGGGCTCTGGCACTTTGAGAACCTCTCCTTCTTATCCTGCCGTTCAAGGCAGAACTCTTCGCCTTTCCTG AGTCCCCTGGACGTGACGCTGACCCAGCCGGTGAGGAGCGGGCCGGTCCCGGAGAG GCTGCCGAGCTGGGAAGAGACCTGGAGCCTCATCCCAGAAAAGGGGCTGCCGGAGGACGACCCAGACGTCGTTGTGAAAG gCTGGCTGTACCGGGAACCCCGGGGTGTAGGGGCGCGGCCATGGCTGCCCCCACGCCGAGCCTGGTTTGTGCTCACGCGAGACTCCCTGGACCAGTTCAGCAGCAGCGGGAAGGGGGCGAGGCGCCTCGGGAGCCTCGTGCTTACGAGCCTGTGCTCTGTGACTGGCCCGGAGCGAAGGCCTAAGGAGACCG GTCTGTGGTCAGTGACTGTGTCTGGACGGAAACACAGCGTTCGCCTCTGCTCCCCgcgccaggcagaggcagagcgCTGGGGGGGGGCCTTGCGTGAAGTGATTGCCTCAAAGGCTCCGCTAGAGACCCCCACCCAGCTACTCCTCAGGGACATACAG GAGAGTTGCGGGGACCCAGAGGCAGTGGCCCTAATCTACAGGCGGAACCCAATTCTGAGGCATACCAGTGGAGCCTTGTATGCCCCGCTCCTGCCCCTGCCCTATGAAGTCAGTGCCCCAG GTCCAGGCTATGCACCTTTGCGAGAGGAGGCAGTGCGGTTGTTCCTGGCACTGCAAGAGCTGGAGGGAGCAAGGCGCCCGGGGCCCCTGATGCAAGGTGTGCTCCAAACCTGCAGGGACCTGCCTGCACTCCAGGACGAACTCTTCCTGCAGCTGGCTAAGCAGACCTCAGGTCCCGCAGGTCCCCCTGGGCTCCCTGCTACTCAAGACCCTGCTACCCTGCGGTACTGGCAGCTCCTCACTTGCATGAGCTGCACCTTCCGACCTGGGAGAGCTGTACGGGGGCACCTCCTAGGACATTTGGAGAG GACCGAGCAGGCACTCCCAAACTCAGAACTAGCAGAATATGCACGCTTTATCCGGAAAGCGCTGTGTCGAACACGTGGCCGAGAACTAGTGCCATCGCTGGCCGAGATTTCCGCGCTAAGTAGACGGCAGGAGCTGTTATGTACGGTGCACTGTCCTGGGGCTGGCGCATGTCCTGTGGCCATCGATTCCCACACAACAGCCGGGGAG GTGGCTCGAGAACTGGTGGGGCGGCTGGGTTTGACCCGGAGCCGTAATGCATTTGCGTTGTACGAGCAGCGAGGGGCCCAAGAGCGAGCCCTAGCTGGGGGAACCCTCGTGGCCGACGTCCTCACCAGGTTTGAGAA TTTGGCCTCAGAGGAAGCCGGGCAGGAAGACTCGCCGGACTCCGGGTGGAGACTATGTCTGCGTCTTCACGGACCTCTACACCCTGAGGGGCTGTCCCCAGATGGTCACGAATTGCCTTTCCTCTTTGAGCAG GCTCATGCTCTGCTGCTGCGCGGCCGGCCACCTCCGCCCGACGACACGCTGCGCGCCCTGGCGGCGCTGCGCCTGCAGAGCCTGCACCGGGACTTCTCCCCGCGGGTGCCCTTGCGTTGTCTGGACCGCCTGCTGCCACCCCCCACCCTGCCGCGCGAAGACCCGCCTCGCCCAGCCCCCAGGCCGCCGCCCTCCGCCGCCCTGCTGGCCGGGGCACTCTGGAGCCCGGGCCTGACCAAGAGACGGGCCGAGCGGGCCCGGCGCGGCAGGACGGGCCACACGCCTGGAAGCGCGGTCCGCGAGGGAGGAGGCATGGCGGCTGCGGTGCTGGGCGGCTGGAAGCGGCTACGGGGCATGGGCCGAGCTGAGGCTATGGCTGCCTACCTGGCTCTGGCGGCGCAGTGTCCGGGGTTCGGCGCTGCTCGGTATGACGTTCTGGAGCTGAGCACg GAGCCTGGTGGAGGTGCTCCACAGAAGCTATGCCTGGGCCTGGGAGCCAAGACCATGTCCCTCTCCAGGCCTGGTGAGACAGAACCCATCCACAGTGTCAGCTATGGCCATGTGGCCGCCTGCCAGCTAATAGGCCCCCACACTTTAGCATTGAGGGTAGGCGAGAGCCAGCTCCTCCTTCAGAGTCCCCAG GTGGAAGAGATCATGCAGCTGGTGAATGCCTACTTGGCCAACCCCTCCCCGGAGAGGCCCTGCAGCAGCTCTGTTCCTCCATGCCAAGACCTGCCAGACATCTCCCCTCCCAGCCAGCACCAAAGCCTGGACGAGACCCAGGGACAGTCTGGCTGTTTGGGGCAGCTGCAGGACTGA
- the Plekhh3 gene encoding pleckstrin homology domain-containing family H member 3 isoform X6, giving the protein MRELPPQEPGRGGKGILRLGSAARTPRSGSRGLWHFENLSFLSCRSRQNSSPFLVRLLGNPEGMSPLDVTLTQPVRSGPVPERLPSWEETWSLIPEKGLPEDDPDVVVKGWLYREPRGVGARPWLPPRRAWFVLTRDSLDQFSSSGKGARRLGSLVLTSLCSVTGPERRPKETGLWSVTVSGRKHSVRLCSPRQAEAERWGGALREVIASKAPLETPTQLLLRDIQESCGDPEAVALIYRRNPILRHTSGALYAPLLPLPYEVSAPGPGYAPLREEAVRLFLALQELEGARRPGPLMQGVLQTCRDLPALQDELFLQLAKQTSGPAGPPGLPATQDPATLRYWQLLTCMSCTFRPGRAVRGHLLGHLERTEQALPNSELAEYARFIRKALCRTRGRELVPSLAEISALSRRQELLCTVHCPGAGACPVAIDSHTTAGEVARELVGRLGLTRSRNAFALYEQRGAQERALAGGTLVADVLTRFENLASEEAGQEDSPDSGWRLCLRLHGPLHPEGLSPDGHELPFLFEQAHALLLRGRPPPPDDTLRALAALRLQSLHRDFSPRVPLRCLDRLLPPPTLPREDPPRPAPRPPPSAALLAGALWSPGLTKRRAERARRGRTGHTPGSAVREGGGMAAAVLGGWKRLRGMGRAEAMAAYLALAAQCPGFGAARYDVLELSTEPGGGAPQKLCLGLGAKTMSLSRPGETEPIHSVSYGHVAACQLIGPHTLALRVGESQLLLQSPQVEEIMQLVNAYLANPSPERPCSSSVPPCQDLPDISPPSQHQSLDETQGQSGCLGQLQD; this is encoded by the exons ATGCGGGAGCTGCCACCGCAGGAGCCTGGGCGAGGGGGGAAAGGCATCCTAAGACTGGGGTCCGCGGCGAGGACTCCACGGAGTGGGAGCCGGGGGCTCTGGCACTTTGAGAACCTCTCCTTCTTATCCTGCCGTTCAAGGCAGAACTCTTCGCCTTTCCTGGTGAGGCTCCTGGGAAATCCTGAGGGAATG AGTCCCCTGGACGTGACGCTGACCCAGCCGGTGAGGAGCGGGCCGGTCCCGGAGAG GCTGCCGAGCTGGGAAGAGACCTGGAGCCTCATCCCAGAAAAGGGGCTGCCGGAGGACGACCCAGACGTCGTTGTGAAAG gCTGGCTGTACCGGGAACCCCGGGGTGTAGGGGCGCGGCCATGGCTGCCCCCACGCCGAGCCTGGTTTGTGCTCACGCGAGACTCCCTGGACCAGTTCAGCAGCAGCGGGAAGGGGGCGAGGCGCCTCGGGAGCCTCGTGCTTACGAGCCTGTGCTCTGTGACTGGCCCGGAGCGAAGGCCTAAGGAGACCG GTCTGTGGTCAGTGACTGTGTCTGGACGGAAACACAGCGTTCGCCTCTGCTCCCCgcgccaggcagaggcagagcgCTGGGGGGGGGCCTTGCGTGAAGTGATTGCCTCAAAGGCTCCGCTAGAGACCCCCACCCAGCTACTCCTCAGGGACATACAG GAGAGTTGCGGGGACCCAGAGGCAGTGGCCCTAATCTACAGGCGGAACCCAATTCTGAGGCATACCAGTGGAGCCTTGTATGCCCCGCTCCTGCCCCTGCCCTATGAAGTCAGTGCCCCAG GTCCAGGCTATGCACCTTTGCGAGAGGAGGCAGTGCGGTTGTTCCTGGCACTGCAAGAGCTGGAGGGAGCAAGGCGCCCGGGGCCCCTGATGCAAGGTGTGCTCCAAACCTGCAGGGACCTGCCTGCACTCCAGGACGAACTCTTCCTGCAGCTGGCTAAGCAGACCTCAGGTCCCGCAGGTCCCCCTGGGCTCCCTGCTACTCAAGACCCTGCTACCCTGCGGTACTGGCAGCTCCTCACTTGCATGAGCTGCACCTTCCGACCTGGGAGAGCTGTACGGGGGCACCTCCTAGGACATTTGGAGAG GACCGAGCAGGCACTCCCAAACTCAGAACTAGCAGAATATGCACGCTTTATCCGGAAAGCGCTGTGTCGAACACGTGGCCGAGAACTAGTGCCATCGCTGGCCGAGATTTCCGCGCTAAGTAGACGGCAGGAGCTGTTATGTACGGTGCACTGTCCTGGGGCTGGCGCATGTCCTGTGGCCATCGATTCCCACACAACAGCCGGGGAG GTGGCTCGAGAACTGGTGGGGCGGCTGGGTTTGACCCGGAGCCGTAATGCATTTGCGTTGTACGAGCAGCGAGGGGCCCAAGAGCGAGCCCTAGCTGGGGGAACCCTCGTGGCCGACGTCCTCACCAGGTTTGAGAA TTTGGCCTCAGAGGAAGCCGGGCAGGAAGACTCGCCGGACTCCGGGTGGAGACTATGTCTGCGTCTTCACGGACCTCTACACCCTGAGGGGCTGTCCCCAGATGGTCACGAATTGCCTTTCCTCTTTGAGCAG GCTCATGCTCTGCTGCTGCGCGGCCGGCCACCTCCGCCCGACGACACGCTGCGCGCCCTGGCGGCGCTGCGCCTGCAGAGCCTGCACCGGGACTTCTCCCCGCGGGTGCCCTTGCGTTGTCTGGACCGCCTGCTGCCACCCCCCACCCTGCCGCGCGAAGACCCGCCTCGCCCAGCCCCCAGGCCGCCGCCCTCCGCCGCCCTGCTGGCCGGGGCACTCTGGAGCCCGGGCCTGACCAAGAGACGGGCCGAGCGGGCCCGGCGCGGCAGGACGGGCCACACGCCTGGAAGCGCGGTCCGCGAGGGAGGAGGCATGGCGGCTGCGGTGCTGGGCGGCTGGAAGCGGCTACGGGGCATGGGCCGAGCTGAGGCTATGGCTGCCTACCTGGCTCTGGCGGCGCAGTGTCCGGGGTTCGGCGCTGCTCGGTATGACGTTCTGGAGCTGAGCACg GAGCCTGGTGGAGGTGCTCCACAGAAGCTATGCCTGGGCCTGGGAGCCAAGACCATGTCCCTCTCCAGGCCTGGTGAGACAGAACCCATCCACAGTGTCAGCTATGGCCATGTGGCCGCCTGCCAGCTAATAGGCCCCCACACTTTAGCATTGAGGGTAGGCGAGAGCCAGCTCCTCCTTCAGAGTCCCCAG GTGGAAGAGATCATGCAGCTGGTGAATGCCTACTTGGCCAACCCCTCCCCGGAGAGGCCCTGCAGCAGCTCTGTTCCTCCATGCCAAGACCTGCCAGACATCTCCCCTCCCAGCCAGCACCAAAGCCTGGACGAGACCCAGGGACAGTCTGGCTGTTTGGGGCAGCTGCAGGACTGA